A region of Chitinophaga horti DNA encodes the following proteins:
- a CDS encoding Calx-beta domain-containing protein: MKQILLTRERRFRPLWLIISGLMLLAGHAFAQAPAVTINPTGGNNSTDGLQIIVTDTGYLVKKNGKWETNMDPSDPAYDRGLRTYVVIEPRFDATLPFQPQYLKSCQISAVSGTGTTTDPWKVITTAFATDQDGAKYQIESVITYAKDNSYFLLDYLVAGQEGAHGAFVHIYLSEHTSIAGTDCGKGFVADYFMSGDAYLEATSRPQLVGVYKDPGDCGNPETGAHIFRVAGGFTSWYAAQDDLRDEKTGAGFLLKNVTNAALTPVESKGIVAHKAIKFSGLLGPGRDEIMTKRFLVGFENETYSGVNLADPVLSAYQDRNYPLTLNFSDATGIGDEGQDDHILQGLKLHVSGGTARLPIVVRINAAPTGVTPATPGSDYEVLGSLVIPAGDYSVVPVDLDISNILIKGNGTIQPNRTFTLSISTDCVNFVQVGTTHPTAVYTIEDDDAADIKLIPAKTTLAEGESTTVTVKMNGPVQATDVIVTISKGGGNAEASDFTPSTFPFNVTIPAGSSEVTFPFTALNDLVLEPVKDSVQLIASATLSGMPKNFSVYIGIVDETGNTPANKVLTLSAADALEGANAAINFRLPAGVTSEEPLSARFLVTHGDTEAADFDIVLTDSITVNIPANTNSVTYNLGLTDDDIIETLEAYSFDGVMTGFSVVGGTSHIIDGDYYAGMPITLSVDKTSLNEDETLTFTASLPGTLVAGTDILVAVSRGATSTATAADYGYLDSYIIISAGHHSASGTVVFEDDDMYEPTEQLVLEGAATGFTVSSVSASVLDLQSALPANRNFNLSTWTTTYNEGEKMEVHINLQPSSRVTEKDMTVTLSVNPASTLDPSEYVLPASIVIPAGQSSTMFEIDFLTDLVVDGDKTLDFDVTVDYFGHPEKKSLVATVIDTTTIYTPPTGANILVSVNPANPVTLLEGASWTITFTLDGYTNPTPTVINLNNTSTGHVATAADFTGGIPTTVTIPANSSSASITFQTIDDHIIEHIEQLRLSFAATGHVFSVPSAELNIDGNDRTPGQQLGLDVDNSYLYEGGAVTYTVSLPSDYVAAYDIPVTLAKTAASTAGSGDATGMPASITIPAGSHSIDFVVTTHADDSLEMDEFFEVEASATNFTENYNSFSIGDVTIQTEANVQLAIVPESGNVEKGESVKVWVNLPAGVYTGTNYNYTVSLYTNASSTQFSLPSSITIPPGANGASFDFTTVDDGVADGDEVVEIYIMEILPVGYFVMSSGYVTMQDPVAIPEIHVNVPAASVTEGNNLKVTFSLPSGYTAPSAITINLAKQTVTSPATDADFTAPIPSSITIPAGGTMVELDLTARADMLIEVLESLRLTPTATGYTFDLTDIDVDVIDADYTGSTMPITLNVTPASVNEGTSATIRASLPAGLTASYDIDVNVTKDAGSTAATGDHGALPTTLHITAGSNASANATITTATDNILESAETVVAAGTATGFTVSNGTLTINDATSANPLNTKLTLTPVSATITEGASTSVSVSLPTGITAASDISVTLSSGVGSSTGLGSSDYNMPVTVTIPAGSNSASFTVSALTDAVIEGTEVLQVMAQSTVYGNVESASTDITITDATTAPVIDVDVSSASINEGSATTITFELPSGVTSSSAIVINLVKNAVTPAAVDADFTAAIPTSVTIPANTSAASFTLTARADQLIEVLEKLQLGISATGYTFSQSTIDIDVVDGDYPTNNTVTLSVTPGTVTEGNGSTLRASLPGTITASYDITVNITKGGTSTADLADHGTLPTSILIPAGSNSATAALTTATDNILEASETWVIEGTATGFTVQAATLTIDDATGTDPLNKHISITPATVSIAEGANTTLTVALPTGITSSTDITVNLSRGAASSASLTSSEYSLPASVMIAAGANSAAFTVTANTDSEIESTETLIIDAAATVWGSSETASATVSITDATATPVIDVNVSAATIDEGDQTTITFSLPTGVTSASPIVINLAQGTATPAVTNADFTSALPTSVTIAANASSASITLEAREDQLIEVTERLQLLATATGYTFSQSTINIDVTDGDYPTNNTVTLSVTPGTVTEGNGSTLRASLPGTITASYDITVNITKGGTSTADLADHGTLPTSILIPAGSNSATAALTTATDNILEASETWVIEGTATGFTVQAATLTIDDATGTDPLNKHISITPTTVSIAEGANTTLTVALPTGITSSTDITVNLSRGAASSASLTSSEYSLPASVTIAAGTNSAAFTVSANTDSEIESTENLIIDAAATVWGSSETASATVSITDATATPVIDVNVNAATINEGGQTTITFSLPVGVTSASPIVINLAQGTATPAVTNADFTAALPTSVTIAANASSASITLEAREDQLIEVTERLQLLATATGYTFSQSTINIDVADGDYPTNNTVTLSVTPGTVTEGNGSTLRASLPGTITASYDITVNITKGGTSTADLADHGALPTSILIPAGSNSATAALTTATDNILEASETWVIEGSATGFTVQAATLTIDDATGTNPLNKHISITPATVSIAEGANTTLTVALPTGITSSTDITVNLSRGAASSASLTSSEYSLPASVMIAAGANSAAFTVTANTDSEIESTETLIIDAAATVWGSSETASATVSITDATATPVIDVNVSAATINEGGQATITFSLPTGVTSASPIVINLAKGVVTPASGDADFNAAIPADVTIAANGTSTILTLQARLDQVLELTEHLQLTFTATGYTFSQSSANFDIIDGDHLTHNMITLSVTPASVAEGAAAAVQAALPAGYTTAYDLDVTIGKAFASTAGAADHSALPGTIRIAAGDHASNSVTINTTTDNLLESAETVVVEGLLSGFTVTPATLTITDVTSTLPANTQLTFAPDAAAIREGENTTVRVSLPTGVLADNDITINLARGAASSASLHTTEYNFPASLTIPAGVNSTSFVLTAAADDHVLEVTEVLEMSLAANVYGHAQSLSATVSIEDATSLIAANMQVTLSIDSASLSEGNASKVTAQLPTGITAAYPIIITLTADASSTASATDYGVLPATLQINAGDHEASFDLTATADLEEEDDETLTIRGTAAGFTINTASVVIPGDDVPAYTIDITKLSDAAEPATNGSFRVSLSGTAVARKDVQVTYVIGGTATSGVDYDVASATTVTIPAGQSAVTIPVTVKDDQLIEVTETIVLTLQSATTIMNNNPVPVMVNSTPVSMSLTDDEAANTADRRVIINKLDDAAEPGTAGRFEVKFVNSTISAAADVKVDYTVSGTATAGTDYTALSGSVIIPAGSNSAIINVYPLNDTDQESGETIVVTLANISSALSGLIWEAGTPNSASMTLGDDDLLTVELSVTETSVNEGDPIRFTLKASSVVPADLPVTISADHDAIRNYHITANTMVVTIPAGSSSIDFTVQMNDNDINDANGHLALELRPYVTGPTPYYELGTAITTRTEVLDNDAITIIFKQDSVKVSEGNSGTTPLHFTVELNRRSSRDIVVDYAFTDAFEGEGVVQDKRRATAGSDFDASATSITIPAMTFGRDIIVNVNGDETPEANEFFTIRLIKATSGSSEGEPSIGPWNKAIGVILNDDAFCLTCDTDGDGLTDGEEDINKNLDPTDDDTDNDGIPNYLDLDSDNDGVPDSVERFIRDGRITDNNRGDIRVHPALSPNGDGRGNEVMMIENILKYQKHEVVVMNRFGGVVYRSNKYNNANNSFKGRSNTGSGAGNELPDGSYFYVVIVWDSNGKEHRTTGFVVLKR, encoded by the coding sequence ATGAAACAAATTCTACTCACGCGCGAGAGGCGTTTCCGGCCATTGTGGCTAATTATTTCGGGCTTGATGCTGCTGGCTGGCCACGCATTTGCGCAGGCGCCTGCCGTTACGATCAATCCAACAGGCGGTAATAATTCCACCGACGGTTTGCAGATCATTGTTACAGATACCGGGTATCTCGTTAAAAAGAACGGGAAATGGGAAACTAATATGGACCCGTCGGACCCTGCGTACGACCGCGGGTTACGTACCTATGTGGTGATAGAACCGCGCTTCGATGCCACCCTGCCGTTTCAGCCGCAGTACCTGAAGTCCTGCCAGATATCGGCGGTTTCTGGTACAGGTACTACCACAGATCCCTGGAAGGTGATAACGACGGCCTTTGCGACCGATCAGGACGGGGCAAAGTACCAGATCGAATCGGTGATTACCTATGCAAAGGACAACAGCTACTTTTTACTGGACTACCTCGTGGCCGGACAGGAAGGCGCGCACGGGGCATTTGTGCATATCTATTTGTCGGAGCATACTTCTATAGCGGGTACAGATTGCGGCAAAGGTTTTGTGGCCGATTATTTTATGTCGGGCGATGCATACCTGGAGGCTACCAGTCGGCCGCAGCTTGTTGGTGTATATAAAGATCCGGGCGACTGTGGCAATCCAGAAACAGGGGCACACATATTTCGCGTGGCTGGCGGGTTTACTTCCTGGTACGCCGCACAGGACGATCTGAGAGATGAAAAGACAGGAGCAGGATTTTTGTTGAAGAATGTGACAAACGCGGCGCTGACGCCGGTGGAATCAAAGGGCATTGTGGCGCACAAGGCAATCAAGTTTTCGGGCCTGCTCGGGCCCGGTCGCGACGAGATCATGACCAAACGTTTTCTCGTTGGCTTTGAAAATGAAACTTATAGCGGCGTAAACCTCGCTGATCCTGTATTATCAGCTTACCAGGACCGTAACTACCCACTTACGCTCAACTTTTCTGACGCAACGGGTATTGGTGATGAAGGGCAGGATGATCATATCTTACAGGGATTGAAGTTGCATGTGTCCGGCGGTACGGCCAGGCTGCCTATCGTGGTGCGTATCAATGCAGCACCAACGGGTGTAACCCCCGCGACACCTGGCAGCGATTACGAAGTACTCGGCAGTCTTGTAATCCCAGCGGGCGATTACTCTGTAGTGCCTGTTGATTTAGACATCTCCAACATATTAATAAAAGGCAACGGCACGATTCAGCCGAACCGTACGTTCACCCTGAGCATATCGACTGATTGTGTGAACTTTGTGCAGGTGGGCACAACCCATCCTACAGCTGTTTATACGATTGAAGATGATGACGCCGCCGATATTAAACTGATACCGGCTAAAACAACCCTGGCAGAAGGGGAGTCGACCACCGTTACCGTGAAGATGAACGGTCCGGTACAGGCGACCGATGTGATCGTGACTATTAGTAAAGGTGGCGGTAACGCGGAAGCCTCGGATTTTACACCATCCACCTTCCCATTCAATGTTACGATCCCTGCAGGCAGCAGTGAGGTGACATTCCCCTTTACAGCGTTGAATGACCTGGTGCTGGAGCCGGTGAAAGACTCCGTTCAGCTGATCGCTTCGGCTACACTGAGCGGCATGCCTAAAAACTTTTCGGTATACATAGGTATAGTGGACGAAACCGGCAATACACCGGCGAACAAAGTGCTCACCCTTTCGGCTGCGGATGCGCTGGAGGGTGCCAATGCCGCGATCAACTTCAGGTTGCCTGCCGGCGTTACCTCCGAAGAGCCTTTGTCTGCACGCTTCCTGGTAACGCATGGCGATACCGAGGCGGCGGATTTCGATATCGTACTTACAGATTCGATTACCGTAAATATCCCTGCCAATACCAATTCGGTGACCTACAATTTAGGGCTGACCGACGATGACATTATCGAAACACTGGAGGCTTATTCCTTTGATGGGGTGATGACTGGCTTTTCCGTTGTAGGTGGTACGTCGCATATTATCGATGGTGATTACTACGCGGGTATGCCTATTACCTTATCGGTGGATAAAACTTCTTTGAATGAAGATGAAACATTGACCTTCACAGCAAGCTTGCCCGGTACATTGGTAGCGGGAACAGACATTCTCGTAGCGGTGAGTCGCGGTGCGACATCTACCGCTACTGCGGCGGATTATGGATACCTCGACAGTTATATTATTATATCAGCCGGGCATCATTCGGCTTCGGGCACGGTGGTGTTTGAAGATGACGATATGTATGAGCCTACCGAGCAGCTGGTCCTGGAAGGTGCTGCCACCGGCTTTACCGTATCATCGGTATCCGCCAGTGTGCTGGACCTGCAGAGTGCATTACCCGCGAACCGCAACTTTAACCTGAGTACCTGGACCACCACCTATAATGAAGGGGAGAAGATGGAAGTGCACATTAACCTGCAGCCTTCCAGCCGGGTAACGGAAAAAGATATGACCGTTACGCTCAGCGTAAACCCTGCTTCCACACTTGATCCCAGCGAATACGTGCTGCCAGCGTCTATTGTGATTCCGGCGGGACAAAGCTCCACCATGTTCGAGATCGATTTCCTCACCGACCTGGTGGTGGATGGTGATAAAACATTAGACTTCGATGTGACCGTGGATTACTTTGGTCATCCCGAAAAGAAGTCGCTGGTGGCTACCGTGATCGATACTACGACCATTTATACACCGCCAACCGGTGCGAATATATTAGTGTCTGTTAATCCGGCTAACCCTGTTACCTTGTTGGAGGGCGCTTCGTGGACCATTACGTTTACGCTTGACGGTTATACCAATCCGACGCCGACCGTTATCAACTTGAACAACACCAGTACCGGACATGTGGCTACAGCAGCTGACTTTACCGGCGGTATCCCGACTACGGTGACCATCCCGGCCAACAGTTCCTCCGCGAGCATCACCTTCCAGACGATCGACGATCATATTATTGAACATATCGAACAACTGCGATTGTCGTTTGCTGCTACCGGTCACGTTTTCAGCGTGCCGTCGGCAGAATTGAATATTGATGGTAATGACCGTACTCCTGGTCAGCAGCTTGGCTTAGACGTAGATAACTCTTACCTGTACGAGGGTGGTGCGGTTACTTATACCGTGAGCCTGCCTTCTGATTACGTGGCGGCGTATGATATTCCGGTAACCTTGGCTAAAACAGCGGCATCTACAGCCGGCAGCGGCGACGCTACCGGCATGCCTGCATCTATAACTATCCCGGCAGGATCTCACAGCATTGATTTTGTGGTGACCACCCATGCAGACGATTCTTTGGAGATGGATGAGTTTTTCGAGGTAGAAGCCAGTGCGACCAATTTTACGGAGAACTATAATTCCTTTTCTATCGGCGATGTTACCATTCAGACCGAAGCGAACGTGCAGTTGGCCATTGTGCCGGAGAGTGGTAATGTGGAGAAAGGGGAGAGCGTAAAAGTGTGGGTGAACTTGCCTGCAGGTGTATATACCGGTACGAACTACAATTATACCGTAAGCCTGTACACCAATGCTTCCAGTACACAATTCAGTTTGCCATCCAGTATTACCATACCGCCAGGTGCTAACGGTGCCTCATTCGACTTCACGACGGTGGATGATGGTGTAGCCGACGGAGATGAAGTAGTGGAGATATATATTATGGAGATATTGCCCGTTGGTTACTTTGTGATGAGTTCCGGCTACGTGACCATGCAGGATCCTGTAGCGATTCCGGAGATACATGTGAATGTACCGGCAGCTTCCGTTACCGAAGGTAATAACCTGAAAGTGACATTCAGTCTGCCTTCCGGTTATACAGCACCATCCGCCATCACTATTAACCTGGCAAAACAAACTGTTACCTCACCCGCTACAGATGCTGACTTTACTGCACCAATCCCTTCATCGATAACCATTCCGGCAGGAGGAACGATGGTCGAACTCGACCTGACCGCAAGAGCCGATATGTTGATCGAAGTGCTGGAAAGTTTGCGTCTTACCCCAACCGCTACAGGTTACACCTTTGATCTGACGGATATTGATGTTGATGTGATAGATGCCGATTACACCGGTTCTACGATGCCAATCACCCTGAACGTTACACCTGCGAGTGTGAATGAGGGTACCAGTGCAACGATCAGGGCAAGTCTGCCGGCGGGTTTGACGGCCAGTTATGATATTGATGTAAACGTTACCAAAGATGCTGGTTCTACTGCCGCCACCGGCGATCACGGTGCGTTGCCAACCACGCTGCACATTACTGCAGGCAGCAATGCATCTGCAAATGCGACGATTACCACCGCTACCGATAATATTCTCGAATCTGCCGAAACCGTGGTAGCGGCAGGCACAGCTACTGGATTTACTGTATCGAATGGTACACTTACTATCAACGATGCAACCAGTGCGAATCCTTTAAATACTAAGCTGACCCTGACGCCTGTATCTGCAACGATTACCGAAGGTGCGTCTACCAGTGTGAGCGTATCATTGCCTACTGGCATTACAGCAGCCAGCGACATTAGCGTTACACTGAGCAGCGGTGTTGGCAGCAGTACCGGTTTAGGTAGCAGTGATTACAATATGCCGGTTACAGTTACCATCCCTGCCGGTTCCAACAGCGCGAGCTTTACCGTAAGCGCGCTCACCGATGCCGTGATTGAAGGAACGGAAGTATTGCAGGTAATGGCGCAGTCTACCGTTTATGGCAATGTGGAGTCGGCCTCGACAGATATTACCATTACAGACGCGACCACCGCGCCGGTGATTGACGTGGATGTGAGCAGTGCGTCTATTAATGAAGGCAGCGCTACTACCATCACATTTGAGTTGCCATCCGGCGTAACATCTTCTTCGGCGATCGTGATCAACCTGGTTAAAAACGCGGTTACACCTGCTGCCGTGGATGCAGATTTTACTGCTGCCATTCCGACCAGCGTGACCATCCCTGCCAATACCAGCGCTGCGAGCTTTACGCTTACTGCACGTGCTGACCAGTTAATTGAAGTATTAGAGAAACTGCAGCTGGGTATATCGGCCACCGGTTACACCTTCTCGCAGTCTACCATTGATATAGATGTGGTTGACGGCGATTACCCGACTAACAATACAGTAACACTCTCCGTTACACCCGGCACCGTAACCGAAGGCAACGGCTCCACTTTACGCGCATCGCTGCCCGGAACCATCACCGCTTCGTACGACATCACGGTGAACATTACGAAAGGTGGCACTTCAACCGCAGACCTGGCCGATCACGGTACCCTGCCAACAAGCATCCTGATCCCGGCAGGTAGTAATTCCGCTACTGCAGCACTGACTACTGCCACCGACAATATCCTGGAAGCATCAGAAACATGGGTGATAGAAGGAACTGCGACAGGGTTTACCGTACAGGCGGCAACCTTAACGATCGACGATGCAACCGGTACGGATCCATTAAACAAACATATCAGCATCACACCGGCTACGGTGTCGATAGCCGAAGGTGCTAATACAACATTGACAGTCGCATTGCCCACAGGCATCACCAGCAGTACAGACATTACGGTGAACCTGAGCCGTGGAGCAGCCAGCAGTGCTTCGCTGACGAGCAGCGAGTACAGCTTGCCGGCGAGTGTAATGATTGCCGCTGGTGCTAATAGCGCTGCGTTTACTGTAACTGCGAATACTGATAGCGAAATAGAATCAACGGAAACACTGATCATCGACGCCGCCGCCACCGTGTGGGGCAGCAGCGAAACAGCTTCCGCAACGGTGTCTATTACGGACGCAACAGCCACACCAGTGATCGATGTGAACGTGAGTGCGGCGACAATTGATGAAGGTGATCAAACGACGATTACATTCAGTCTGCCTACAGGTGTTACTTCCGCTTCGCCAATCGTGATCAACCTGGCCCAGGGCACTGCTACACCAGCTGTTACCAATGCTGACTTTACATCAGCACTGCCAACCAGCGTAACGATCGCAGCTAATGCATCGTCTGCAAGCATCACGCTGGAAGCCCGTGAAGATCAGCTGATCGAAGTGACAGAAAGACTGCAATTATTAGCAACTGCGACTGGTTATACCTTCTCCCAATCGACTATTAATATAGATGTAACCGACGGCGATTACCCGACTAACAACACGGTAACACTCTCCGTAACACCTGGCACGGTAACCGAAGGCAACGGCTCCACTTTACGCGCATCGCTGCCCGGAACCATCACCGCTTCGTACGACATCACGGTGAACATTACGAAAGGTGGCACTTCAACCGCAGACCTGGCCGATCACGGTACCCTGCCAACAAGCATCCTGATCCCGGCAGGTAGTAATTCCGCTACTGCAGCACTGACTACTGCCACCGACAATATCCTGGAAGCATCAGAAACATGGGTGATAGAAGGAACTGCGACAGGGTTTACCGTACAGGCGGCAACCTTAACGATCGACGATGCAACCGGTACGGATCCATTAAACAAACATATCAGCATCACACCTACTACGGTTTCGATAGCCGAAGGTGCTAATACAACATTGACAGTCGCATTGCCCACAGGCATCACCAGCAGTACAGACATTACGGTGAACCTGAGCCGTGGAGCAGCCAGCAGTGCTTCGCTGACGAGCAGCGAGTACAGCTTGCCGGCTAGCGTAACAATTGCTGCCGGCACTAATAGCGCTGCGTTTACTGTATCTGCGAATACTGATAGCGAAATAGAATCAACAGAAAACCTGATCATCGACGCCGCCGCCACCGTATGGGGCAGCAGCGAAACAGCTTCAGCAACGGTGTCTATTACTGATGCAACGGCCACACCAGTGATAGATGTGAACGTGAATGCAGCAACCATTAATGAAGGCGGCCAGACTACCATCACCTTTAGTCTGCCTGTGGGTGTTACTTCCGCTTCGCCGATCGTCATCAACCTGGCCCAGGGCACTGCTACACCAGCTGTTACCAATGCTGACTTTACAGCAGCGCTGCCAACCAGCGTAACGATCGCAGCTAATGCATCGTCTGCAAGCATCACGCTGGAAGCCCGTGAAGATCAGCTGATCGAAGTGACAGAAAGACTGCAATTATTAGCAACTGCGACTGGCTATACCTTCTCCCAATCGACTATTAATATAGATGTAGCCGACGGCGATTACCCGACTAACAACACGGTAACACTCTCCGTAACACCAGGCACCGTAACCGAAGGCAACGGCTCCACTTTACGCGCATCGCTGCCCGGAACCATCACCGCTTCGTACGACATCACGGTGAACATTACGAAAGGTGGGACTTCAACCGCAGACCTGGCCGATCATGGTGCCCTGCCAACAAGCATCCTGATCCCGGCAGGTAGTAATTCCGCTACTGCAGCACTGACTACTGCCACCGACAATATCCTGGAAGCATCAGAAACATGGGTGATAGAAGGAAGTGCGACAGGGTTTACCGTACAGGCGGCAACCTTAACGATCGACGATGCAACCGGTACGAATCCATTAAACAAACATATCAGCATCACACCGGCTACGGTGTCGATAGCTGAAGGTGCTAATACAACATTGACAGTCGCCTTGCCAACAGGCATCACCAGCAGTACAGACATTACGGTGAACCTGAGTCGTGGAGCAGCCAGCAGTGCTTCGCTGACGAGCAGCGAGTACAGCTTGCCGGCGAGTGTAATGATTGCCGCTGGTGCTAATAGCGCTGCGTTTACTGTAACTGCGAATACTGATAGCGAAATAGAATCAACGGAAACACTGATCATCGACGCCGCCGCCACCGTGTGGGGCAGCAGCGAAACAGCTTCAGCAACGGTGTCTATTACAGACGCAACGGCCACACCAGTGATAGATGTGAACGTGAGTGCAGCAACTATTAATGAAGGCGGCCAAGCCACCATCACCTTTAGTCTGCCTACGGGTGTTACTTCCGCTTCGCCAATCGTGATCAACCTGGCGAAAGGTGTAGTGACGCCTGCATCAGGCGATGCCGACTTCAATGCCGCTATCCCTGCTGATGTTACGATCGCTGCGAATGGCACATCCACAATACTAACGCTGCAAGCCCGGTTAGACCAGGTGCTGGAGCTGACGGAACACCTGCAGCTGACATTTACTGCCACCGGGTATACATTCTCTCAGTCGTCAGCTAATTTCGATATCATAGACGGCGATCATCTTACGCATAACATGATCACGCTTTCCGTAACGCCAGCCAGCGTAGCGGAAGGAGCTGCTGCAGCTGTTCAGGCTGCGCTGCCGGCTGGTTACACCACTGCCTACGACCTGGATGTGACTATCGGCAAAGCATTTGCATCAACTGCAGGTGCTGCCGACCATAGCGCGCTGCCAGGTACGATCCGCATCGCTGCCGGTGATCATGCATCTAACTCAGTTACTATTAATACCACAACGGATAACCTGCTCGAATCAGCAGAAACTGTAGTGGTGGAAGGCCTGCTAAGCGGATTTACCGTGACGCCTGCCACACTCACCATCACAGACGTAACGAGCACACTGCCGGCTAATACGCAGCTGACCTTTGCGCCAGATGCTGCCGCAATCCGCGAAGGTGAAAATACAACGGTACGAGTGAGCCTGCCTACGGGTGTGCTGGCTGATAACGATATCACCATCAACCTGGCAAGAGGTGCGGCTTCATCTGCCTCGCTGCATACAACGGAATACAACTTCCCGGCTAGCCTCACGATCCCTGCGGGTGTTAACAGTACATCTTTCGTACTTACCGCTGCTGCGGACGACCATGTGCTGGAGGTAACCGAGGTGCTGGAAATGTCGCTCGCTGCCAATGTGTACGGTCACGCGCAGTCACTTTCAGCAACTGTATCTATCGAAGATGCAACGAGCCTGATCGCAGCAAACATGCAGGTAACGCTCAGCATTGATTCTGCCTCACTCTCCGAAGGCAACGCCAGCAAAGTAACAGCGCAGTTGCCAACAGGCATTACCGCGGCCTACCCGATCATTATTACACTTACAGCAGATGCTTCTTCTACAGCCAGTGCCACCGACTACGGCGTGCTGCCTGCCACCCTCCAGATTAACGCCGGTGACCACGAAGCGAGCTTCGATTTAACCGCCACCGCCGATCTGGAAGAAGAGGATGATGAAACGCTTACGATACGAGGCACCGCTGCCGGCTTCACGATCAATACCGCATCGGTGGTCATTCCTGGTGATGACGTGCCTGCCTATACCATCGACATCACTAAGCTGTCGGATGCAGCAGAACCTGCCACCAATGGCAGCTTCCGGGTAAGTTTGTCCGGAACGGCGGTTGCTCGTAAAGATGTACAGGTGACTTACGTAATAGGAGGTACCGCCACGAGCGGAGTTGACTACGATGTGGCGTCTGCTACGACGGTGACAATTCCTGCCGGACAGTCAGCCGTTACGATACCAGTTACTGTAAAAGACGACCAGCTAATCGAAGTGACAGAAACGATCGTACTCACGTTGCAGTCGGCCACCACGATCATGAATAATAACCCGGTACCAGTGATGGTGAATAGCACTCCTGTCTCCATGTCACTCACCGATGACGAAGCAGCGAATACTGCCGATCGTCGCGTGATCATCAATAAACTGGACGATGCCGCAGAACCCGGCACCGCAGGCCGCTTCGAAGTGAAATTTGTAAACAGTACGATCAGCGCTGCGGCAGATGTGAAAGTGGATTATACGGTAAGTGGTACTGCTACTGCCGGTACAGATTATACCGCCCTTTCAGGCAGCGTGATCATACCGGCCGGCTCGAACAGCGCCATTATTAATGTATACCCGCTGAACGATACGGACCAGGAAAGTGGTGAAACAATCGTAGTAACGCTGGCAAACATCTCATCTGCCCTGAGCGGACTGATTTGGGAAGCCGGTACGCCTAACAGCGCGAGCATGACGTTAGGTGATGACGACCTGCTGACGGTGGAACTTTCGGTAACAGAAACAAGTGTAAACGAGGGTGATCCGATCCGCTTTACATTGAAAGCTTCCTCAGTAGTGCCAGCCGACCTGCCGGTGACGATCAGCGCCGATCACGATGCCATCAGGAACTATCACATTACGGCTAATACTATGGTGGTAACCATTCCTGCCGGCTCATCCAGTATCGACTTTACGGTACAGATGAATGATAATGACATCAACGATGCAAATGGTCACCTTGCATTGGAACTGAGGCCGTACGTAACAGGGCCGACGCCTTACTATGAACTGGGTACAGCGATCACGACCCGTACCGAGGTGTTGGATAATGATGCGATTACGATCATCTTTAAACAGGATTCTGTGAAAGTATCGGAAGGTAACAGTGGTACAACACCCCTGCATTTCACGGTAGAACTGAATCGTCGTAGCTCCCGCGATATTGTCGTAGACTATGCCTTTACAGATGCGTTTGAAGGAGAAGGCGTGGTGCAGGACAAACGAAGAGCGACCGCTGGTTCGGACTTTGATGCGTCGGCGACGAGCATTACCATTCCGGCCATGACCTTCGGGCGCGATATTATCGTGAATGTGAATGGAGATGAAACGCCCGAAGCAAATGAGTTCTTCACCATCAGATTGATAAAAGCGACCAGTGGTTCCAGCGAGGGTGAGCCGTCAATCGGTCCGTGGAACAAGGCTATCGGCGTTATTCTTAACGATGATGCATTCTGCCTGACCTGCGATACGGATGGCGATGGTCTTACCGACGGGGAAGAGGACATCAACAAAAACCTTGATCCAACCGATGATGATACCGATAATGATGGCATCCCGAACTACCTCGACCTGGATTCTGATAACGATGGCGTGCCCGATTCGGTAGAACGCTTTATCAGAGATGGGCGTATTACCGACAACAATCGTGGCGACATCCGCGTGCATCCTGCATTGTCGCCGAATGGTGATGGCAGGGGTAACGAGGTGATGATGATCGAAAACATTCTTAAGTATCAGAAGCATGAAGTAGTGGTGATGAACAGATTTGGTGGCGTGGTGTACCGTTCAAATAAGTATAACAATGCCAACAATTCGTTCAAAGGCCGCTCTAACACTGGCTCCGGCGCAGGTAACGAACTGCCTGACGGTTCTTATTTCTATGTGGTCATCGTGTGGGACAGTAACGGTAAAGAACATCGCACCACTGGTTTCGTGGTGTTGAAACGATAA